The sequence below is a genomic window from Lelliottia sp. JS-SCA-14.
GATATTGAACTGGGCGGGTGGGAAGAGCAGCTGATCCTGACCATGACCAGCGAAGATGGCGTGAGCGTGACTCATACCCTGGACGGACAGTTTGAAGAGGCCAACAACGCCGAGAAAGCGCTGAACAGCCTGAAAGACGGTGTGGCGAAGCTCGGGCAGACCATTTATTACGCGCGCGATATTCAGGTGAATTTACCTGCGGCGCTGTTTGTGCCGAACAGCCTGCTGAACCAGTTCCGCCGCGAAACGGCAGAGATGCTCGATGAAGCGCGCCTGGCAAACTATCCTCGCGGCAGCCGCAAAGCGGTTTCCGTGCCTGCGCCGGTCTATCCTGATACGCACTTGTCGTTCCTGGCGAACGTCTATAACCACAAAGCGCGGGCGTTTTACCATCGTTACGGCGTGCAACTGATTGATGCCGCGTATGAAGCGCACGAAGAGAAGGGCGATGTGCCGGTGATGATCACCAAACACTGCCTGCGCTTTGCCTTTAACCTCTGTCCAAAACAGGCGAAAGGCAGCATCAAAAGCTGGAAAGCGACCCCGATGCAGCTGGTCAATGGCGACGAAGTGCTGACCCTGAAATTTGACTGCCGTCCGTGCGAAATGCATGTCATCGGCAAGATGAAAAATCATATCTTCAAGATGCCACAGCCGGGAAGCGTGGTGGCCTCTGTCAGCCCTGACGAGCTGATGAAAACCCTGCCGAAGCGCAAAGGCGCTTAATCACTGAAAATGGGTATCCGGTTTGCGCGATTTCTGCCAGGAATGGTGCTCGCGCAAACCCTCCGCTGACTCCTCCGCAACACTTCTCAGTTCGTCGCTGTCCGCGCTATGGCGCAGCTGGTGGTCGGCGTTCTGCACCCACAGATATTCATGCCACTTATGACCGGCCATTAATTGACCAGAAAATAAAGCACAGGTTAACAGTATGAATACTAAAGATGATTTAACCATTTTGTTACCGCCTGTTCACAAGTTGCGGCCATAATGCCAATAGTTACGTCTTGTTATTATTCGCAAATTAAAACTATCGCAAATAAATTGTCAGTTTTTGCGGCGTGTTGGCGTCAAGTCCAAATATAGACCCCTGATTTAGCCTCTAAATTCTGGTGGTTGTCATTTTGAGGGGATAATACGGCTGGGCATTTAAGATGAATCCGATATAATATTCTTTTGACTATGGACTAAGTCGAGTAGTAAATGAATAAAGTCATCACTCTTTCCACACTGTGTATTGCCGCGGTTGCGACAGCTTATATCAGTTACGCTTCCTTCCTCGATAAACCAGAATATCTGCAGGCGGCAGAGACCCGCGTTGGATCCTATCTGACCAGTGATTACGGGCACGTCTCCTGCAACAGCACCAAAATGACAGACCAGCAGTGGCGACTCGATTGCCACAACAAAATGAAAGGGAAAAGCTTCGAATACTCAGTCTATCCCGCAGAGCAAGCGCCTTACGCCGTCTCAAGGCCATTCTATCTGGAGGCCGTTAACGATAACGCCATTCAGAGCGCCAGACAGGGATTGATGCAGTATCTGCAAATTAATACTGAAACGACAAATATTCAGTCCTGACGGAAAACTGCGCCATTGGTTTAATATTCGTTTACCTTACGAATGTTAGGTTTAATGTCGATCCGCATCCGTCAGGGAATGACGGAACGTAGATACCAAAATACAAATCTATCCATGCAAGCATTTACCGCCAGTTTATGGCGGTTTTTTTTGCTTTAGATTCAGGGTATTTCTGCCAGGCGATGGCCTGATATAAATTGTTTTCGGTACTGCGCGGGAGACATATTGTACTGCTGGCGGAAATGGTGGCGTAAGGTCGCCGAATGACCCAATCCGGTCTGCTCAGCGATGCTGTCGATACTTAAGCGGCTGGTTTCCAGATACTCTTTTGCCCGCAGAAGCCGCTCCGTCAGCAACCAGCGCGCGGGCGTGGTCCCGGTGGCGCTGGCAAAGCGACGCAGGAAGGTGCGCTCACTCATTCCCACGCGCCGGGCCAGAGAACTGACCGTGTGATTGACCGCCAGCTGCTGGTGCAGGAAATCAAACAGCTGTCCAAAGCGCTGGCTTTCGCGCAGCACCGCCACCGGGCGGCTGATCTTCTGGGTTTGCCCCCCATCGCGGTGGGGCGGGATGACCAGACGACGCGCAACACAGTTTGCGGCCTCGGTTCCATAGTCACGGCGTACCACGTGCAGACAGAGGTCGATCCCCGCGGCACTGCCCGCTGAAGTCAAAATCGTTCCTTCATCCTGGTACAGCACATCCTCGATCACCTTAATGGCCGGGAAACGCGTCTTCAGCGTCTGCGTGTAGCGCCAGTGCGTCGTGGCTTTGCGCCCGTCGAGCACCCCTGCGGCAGCGAGGACGAACACGCCGGAGCAGATCGAGAGCAGATGGCAGCCGCGCCGATGAGCGCTGCGTAGCGCCTCGCATAATGCAGGCGGAACCGCTTCTTCCACGCCGCGCCAGCCGGGAACCACAATCAGGCTGGCCTGTTCAAGGAGCGTCAGATCGCCGTCGGCCACCATCCTAATCCCGCCGGTGGCCCGCAGTTCACCCTCATCGACGGCAGCAATGCCAAAGCGATACCACTCATCGCCCATCTCCGGGCGCGGCAGGCCAAAAACTTCCACCGCCACGCCAAACTCGAAGGTGCACAGGCCGTCATATGCCAGGACCACCACCAGCGGGCGCGATGTTTGTCGTAAGTTTGTCATCATTTTGCTGTTTTCTGGCATAACCGCAGGCATTCACTGACTGAATTTTTGGATAACGTACTGTTAACACAAACGCCAAACTGGAGAAAGCACCATGAGTTACGTCACTGAATTTCCCGCCGCCGACCCGCAGGAGTCCGTTGCCCATTTTCTGCGCCGCCTGAGCGTTGAAACCGACTGTGCCGACGTGCACCACGCGCTGGCAAATCATCAGCAGGATTTCGTTTTGCTGCACGTGGTGGGCCGCCCGGAGCAATTTGCCCGCCGTCATCTGCCGGGGGCTGTCCATTTACCCTGGTCAGCAATGACTGCCGAAACCATGGCGCAATGGCCGCAGGACACGCTGTTCGTGGTCTATTGTGCCGGGCCACACTGCAACGGCGCGGATCGGGCGGCACTAAAGCTCTCTCGCCTGGGTCTGCCGGTCAAAATCATGATCGGCGGCATCACCGGCTGGGAAGATGAAAACTTCGCTTTTGCCAGTGAGGATTAAGTCAAAGATGAATTAAATTCATCATGCATGAAATTTTCTCGTTTGCTGCAACGCAGAGGTTATGACATCTTTTTGGACATATAGCCATCCAGAAGTCTAAATGTTCAATTTATGAATTATCACTGTGGGCAATCAATTGCCGGCAGCAAAGGAGAGAATCATGCAGCGACAACACGCCCCGTACCGTGCCGATGTGGTAGGCAGCTTTTTACGCCCTGATGCGATTAAACAGGCGCGACTGCAGTTTGCCAGCGGGGAGATTGACGCCGGTCAGCTGCGCGCCGTTGAAAACGACGCGATCCGCCAGGTGGTTGAGCAGCAGTGCGCCTGCGGCCTGCACGTGGTGACGGACGGGGAGTTCCGCCGCGCCTGGTGGCACTTCGACTTCTTCGACGGTTTACAGGGCGTGGAGCGTTACGACTCAAATCAGGGCATCCAGTTCAACGGTGTACAGACCAAAGCCCACGGCGTGCGCGTCACCGGCAAACTGGGCTTTGGCGACCACCCGATGCTGGAAGATTTCCGCTATCTGAAAAGCATTAGCGGCAACGCCCAGCCGAAAATGACCATTCCCAGCCCGAGCGTGCTGCATTTCCGCGGCGGGCGTAAAGACATCGACGCGACGGTTTACCCGGATCTGGACGCCTATTTCGACGATCTGGCGACCACCTGGCGCGATGCGATCCATGCATTCTATGAAGCAGGCTGCCGCTATCTGCAGCTGGACGACACGGTCTGGGCCTATCTCTGCTCCGACGATCAGCGCCGCCAGATCGCCGAGCGCGGTGACGACGCGGACCAGCTGGCGCGCACCTATGCCCGCGTGCTGAACAAAGCGCTGGAAGGCAAACCGGAGGATCTGACCATCGGCCTGCACGTCTGTCGCGGCAACTTCCGATCCACCTGGATTTCAGAAGGCGGCTACGAGCCGGTGGCCGAAGTGCTCTTCGGTTCCGTGAACGTGGATGCTTTCTTCCTCGAGTACGACAACGACCGCAGCGGGGATTTCGCGCCGCTACGCTTCGTTCGTCCGGGCAAACAGCAGGTGGTGCTGGGCCTGATCACCACCAAAAACGGCGAGCTGGAGAACCCGGAAGGGGTGAAAGCGCGTCTGGAAGAGGCGGCACAATACGTGGCGAAAGAGCAGATTTGCCTCAGCCCGCAGTGCGGTTTTGCCTCAACGGAAGAGGGCAACAGCCTGAGCGAAACCCAGCAGTGGGACAAAGTCCGTCTGGTGACGCAGATCGCTGACGAAGTCTGGTAATTTTTCGGGCACAACGTTGCACTTTATTAATGCAGCGCTGTGCCATGTTGAGTCGTTCCCCGCCCTAAACCGCATTTACACCCCTGATATTGCACCGTTTTCCATTCTGGCATCCTTTTTGCTCTCCTGAAGCTGACACGTTTGATTCTGCGTCCACATGGTTACGGACGTTTTCGCACAGCTTTCTTTTCAGGAGTGAAAATATGCATCGTCGTACCTTAATCAAAGCTTTCGCGCTGTCGGCCTCCGTTGTGGCAATGGGGATGAGTTTTGGCGTCCAGGCCGCCGAGACGATCAAAATCGGCATCATGCACTCGCTCTCCGGGACGATGGCGATCTCTGAAACGCCGCTGAAAGACGTGGCGCTGATGACCATTGACGAAATCAACGCCAAAGGTGGCGTGCTGGGTAAACAGCTCGAACCGGTGGTGGTCGACCCCGCCTCGAACTGGCCGCTGTTCGCCGAAAAAGCCCGCCAGCTGTTGAGCCAGGATAAGGTCGCGGCGGTGTTTGGCTGCTGGACTTCCGTCTCGCGCAAATCGGTCCTGCCGGTCTTCGAGGAGCTGAATGGCCTGCTGTTCTACCCGGTGCAGTATGAGGGCGAAGAGATGTCGCCGAACGTGTTCTACACCGGCGCGGCGCCGAATCAGCAGGCGATCCCGGCGGTGGAATATTTGATGGGCGAAGACGGCGGGAACGCGAAACGCTTCTTCCTGCTTGGGACGGATTACGTTTATCCGCGCACCACCAACAAAATTCTGCGTGCGTTCCTCCATTCCAAAGGTGTGCAGGACAAAGATATCGAAGAGGTCTACACCCCGTTTGGTCACAGCGATTACCAGACCATTGTCGCCAATATCAAAAAATTCTCCGCGGGCGGCAAAACGGCGGTGGTCTCCACCATCAACGGCGACTCCAACGTGCCTTTCTATAAAGAGCTGGCCAACCAGGGCGTAAAAGCCACGGATGTGCCGGTCGTCGCCTTCTCCGTCGGCGAAGAAGAGCTGCGCGGGATCGACGCCAAACCGCTGGTCGGCAACCTCGCCGCCTGGAACTACTTCGAATCTGTCGATAACCCAACCAACCAGACCTTCGTGGCGGCCTACAAAGCCTACGCGAAAGCGCACAAACTGCCGAACGCCGACACCGTCGTAACTAACGATCCGATGGAAGCGACCTACGTGGGCATCCACATGTGGGCGCAGGCCGTGGAGAAAGCCGGGACCACCGACGTGGACAAAGTGCGCGCCGCGATGGCCGGTCAATCCTTCAAAGCCCCGTCAGGGTTCACGCTGACCATGGACGCCACCAACCACCATCTGCATAAGCCGGTGATGATTGGTGAAATCGAAGGTAACGGTCAGTTCAACGTCGTCTGGCAGACCGAAGAGACCGTCCGCGCCCAGCCGTGGAGCCCGTTCATTCAGGGTAACGACAAAAAACCTGACCAGCCGATGAAAACCGCCAGTAACTAAGCCTTAATCGCACGGAGAAAAGCCATGAGCGTAATGCGAATGTTTGTCGCAATAGTCTGGCTTGCCGGTCTGCTGCCAGGGATGGCGCAGGCGTCGGATGCGGACACCTTTGTCGCCGCAAGCCGCAGCCAGCAAACCGCACTGCTGGAAAAGTGGGCTGTCGCCCCGGATGAGAAGCGTCTGCCGCTGTTGCAGGCGCTGCAAAAAGAGAATCTGTTTGCCGACGGACAGAAGCACGCTTTTGCCCGCGTGAAGGGGGAAATGGTGGCGCTGGGGGATTCGCCGACGGCGGAGGGCGACCCGAAAGCGGTGCGCCTGACCAACCGCCTGCGGGTGCTGGCCTCTGCGGCGCTGGCGACGCATCAGCTTGCAAGTGACAACGTCACACAACGCAAGGGCGCAGCGCTCCAGTTACAGCGCGATGCCACACCTGAAATGCTGAATATGTTGCAGCAGCGTCTGCAGGTGGAGAAGGACGAGGGCGTGCGTCAGGCGCTGGAAGTGGCGCTGGCCAATTTACAGCTCGTCAGCCCCATCGCGGAGGTGCGTTTGCAGGCCATCGAACTGTTAGCGCACTCATCCGATCCCGAAACGCAGACCCGGCTGTTGCCCTTCACCCAGGCGCAAACCGAACCCGACGCCCGCGTGCGCGAGGCGGCGGAAAACAGTCTCAGCAAAATCCAGCATCGACTGCTGGTAAGCGATCTGCTGGGGCAGGCGTTTATGGGACTGTCGCTGGGGTCTGTCCTGCTACTGGCGGCGCTGGGGCTTGCGATCACCTACGGTCTGCTCGGGGTAATCAATATGGCCCACGGCGAAATGCTGATGCTCGGGGCGTACAGCACCTGGATGGTCCAGCAGGCGATGGCGCAGTTTATGCCTCAGTGGCTGGCGTTCTATCCGGTGGTGGCGCTGCCGGTGGCGTTTATCGTGACCGCCGGTATTGGGATGGCGCTGGAGCGCACCATTATTCGCCATCTCTACGGTCGTCCGCTGGAGACGCTGCTCGCCACCTGGGGCATCAGCCTGATGCTGATCCAGATCGTGCGCATGACCTTTGGCGCACAAAACCTGGAAGTGGCTAACCCGGCGTGGCTCTCGGGCGGCGTGCAGGTCTTTGCCAATCTGATCCTGCCGTGGAACCGCATTGTGGTGCTGGGGTTTGTGCTGCTGGTGCTGTTCTTCACCTGGCTGATTCTCAACAAAACCCGGCTGGGGCTGAACGTGCGGGCGGTGACGCAAAACCGCAGCATGGCCGCCTGCTGCGGCGTGCCGACCGGTCGCGTCGATATGCTGGCGTTTGGTCTGGGCTCGGGAATTGCGGGGTTAGGCGGCGTGGCGCTGTCGCAGCTTGGCAACGTCGGGCCGGAGCTCGGTCAGGGCTACATCATTGATTCGTTCCTGGTGGTGGTGCTGGGCGGCGTCGGACAGCTGGCCGGCAGCGTGGCGGCAGCGTTTGGCCTCGGGATCTTCAACAAAATTCTCGAACCGCAGATGGGTGCCGTGCTCGGCAAAATTTTGATTCTGGTGGCGATTATTCTGTTCATTCAGAAACGCCCGCAGGGACTCTTTGCGCTTAAAGGGAGGGTGACAGACTGATGAGCCAGCCGCTGACGTTAACTCTGGCGCGTAAAGCGCCGCGCGTGACCCAACTGTTTGGCAGCCTGATCCTTGCCATTCTGCTGGTCCTGCCGTTTCTGGCGCTGCT
It includes:
- a CDS encoding rhodanese-like domain-containing protein, translated to MSYVTEFPAADPQESVAHFLRRLSVETDCADVHHALANHQQDFVLLHVVGRPEQFARRHLPGAVHLPWSAMTAETMAQWPQDTLFVVYCAGPHCNGADRAALKLSRLGLPVKIMIGGITGWEDENFAFASED
- the urtB gene encoding urea ABC transporter permease subunit UrtB produces the protein MSVMRMFVAIVWLAGLLPGMAQASDADTFVAASRSQQTALLEKWAVAPDEKRLPLLQALQKENLFADGQKHAFARVKGEMVALGDSPTAEGDPKAVRLTNRLRVLASAALATHQLASDNVTQRKGAALQLQRDATPEMLNMLQQRLQVEKDEGVRQALEVALANLQLVSPIAEVRLQAIELLAHSSDPETQTRLLPFTQAQTEPDARVREAAENSLSKIQHRLLVSDLLGQAFMGLSLGSVLLLAALGLAITYGLLGVINMAHGEMLMLGAYSTWMVQQAMAQFMPQWLAFYPVVALPVAFIVTAGIGMALERTIIRHLYGRPLETLLATWGISLMLIQIVRMTFGAQNLEVANPAWLSGGVQVFANLILPWNRIVVLGFVLLVLFFTWLILNKTRLGLNVRAVTQNRSMAACCGVPTGRVDMLAFGLGSGIAGLGGVALSQLGNVGPELGQGYIIDSFLVVVLGGVGQLAGSVAAAFGLGIFNKILEPQMGAVLGKILILVAIILFIQKRPQGLFALKGRVTD
- the urtA gene encoding urea ABC transporter substrate-binding protein; translated protein: MHRRTLIKAFALSASVVAMGMSFGVQAAETIKIGIMHSLSGTMAISETPLKDVALMTIDEINAKGGVLGKQLEPVVVDPASNWPLFAEKARQLLSQDKVAAVFGCWTSVSRKSVLPVFEELNGLLFYPVQYEGEEMSPNVFYTGAAPNQQAIPAVEYLMGEDGGNAKRFFLLGTDYVYPRTTNKILRAFLHSKGVQDKDIEEVYTPFGHSDYQTIVANIKKFSAGGKTAVVSTINGDSNVPFYKELANQGVKATDVPVVAFSVGEEELRGIDAKPLVGNLAAWNYFESVDNPTNQTFVAAYKAYAKAHKLPNADTVVTNDPMEATYVGIHMWAQAVEKAGTTDVDKVRAAMAGQSFKAPSGFTLTMDATNHHLHKPVMIGEIEGNGQFNVVWQTEETVRAQPWSPFIQGNDKKPDQPMKTASN
- a CDS encoding cobalamin-independent methionine synthase II family protein, whose translation is MQRQHAPYRADVVGSFLRPDAIKQARLQFASGEIDAGQLRAVENDAIRQVVEQQCACGLHVVTDGEFRRAWWHFDFFDGLQGVERYDSNQGIQFNGVQTKAHGVRVTGKLGFGDHPMLEDFRYLKSISGNAQPKMTIPSPSVLHFRGGRKDIDATVYPDLDAYFDDLATTWRDAIHAFYEAGCRYLQLDDTVWAYLCSDDQRRQIAERGDDADQLARTYARVLNKALEGKPEDLTIGLHVCRGNFRSTWISEGGYEPVAEVLFGSVNVDAFFLEYDNDRSGDFAPLRFVRPGKQQVVLGLITTKNGELENPEGVKARLEEAAQYVAKEQICLSPQCGFASTEEGNSLSETQQWDKVRLVTQIADEVW
- a CDS encoding DUF2554 family protein, producing the protein MVKSSLVFILLTCALFSGQLMAGHKWHEYLWVQNADHQLRHSADSDELRSVAEESAEGLREHHSWQKSRKPDTHFQ
- the ftrA gene encoding transcriptional regulator FtrA translates to MPENSKMMTNLRQTSRPLVVVLAYDGLCTFEFGVAVEVFGLPRPEMGDEWYRFGIAAVDEGELRATGGIRMVADGDLTLLEQASLIVVPGWRGVEEAVPPALCEALRSAHRRGCHLLSICSGVFVLAAAGVLDGRKATTHWRYTQTLKTRFPAIKVIEDVLYQDEGTILTSAGSAAGIDLCLHVVRRDYGTEAANCVARRLVIPPHRDGGQTQKISRPVAVLRESQRFGQLFDFLHQQLAVNHTVSSLARRVGMSERTFLRRFASATGTTPARWLLTERLLRAKEYLETSRLSIDSIAEQTGLGHSATLRHHFRQQYNMSPAQYRKQFISGHRLAEIP